In Hermetia illucens chromosome 1, iHerIll2.2.curated.20191125, whole genome shotgun sequence, one genomic interval encodes:
- the LOC119661130 gene encoding sialin, with amino-acid sequence MANTEKRGLYKLANFLTCRQVLNLMVITGFMLNYALRVNLTIAIVAMVKTNVTKLGLTNGNSTIPPPNTSDEVSGRFVWDEYQQNFILGSFFWGYILTELPGGRLAELIGGRRVFGHSMLWASILTLLTPFAAMMNYVALIMVRVLLGFMLGASWPAIHPMTAVWIPPMERSKFIANMMASSLGAAITMPVCGFLISSLGWASVFYVTGGIGVVWSLAWFTFIYESPATHPRITAEERHEIEEAIGTSTSKKRPSYVPWRQLLTAGPVWAIVITHGCSVFCYFTVVNQLPTYMKYILHFNIKKNGLLSSLPYLGKYVMAVAASYLADYLRATGKLTTTATRKIFTGLAVCLPGLTMIAQVYLGYTEAWSVVIFTVALTLNGAVTAGYLSNGLDIAPNFSGTIFGLANTLSSMGGFLSAYMVGALTYQNQTYHQWQIVFWVLAATYIFGSSVYVLFGSGELQPWNNPPEKTLRNGDIDTEEGVPLKNKSITT; translated from the exons ATTTCCTAACATGTCGGCAAGTCCTGAATCTCATGGTTATCACGGGCTTCATGTTAAACTACGCCCTCCGTGTAAATCTCACAATAGCAATTGTAGCAATGGTTAAAACAAATGTTACAAAATTAGGATTAACAAATGGAAATAGTACAATACCACCACCAAATACATCAGACGAGGTATCTGGGAGATTTGTGTGGGATGAGTATCAACAGAACTTCATTCTGGGCAGCTTCTTCTGGGGTTACATTTTAACTGAACTGCCAGGAGGAAGGTTGGCTGAGTTAATTGGAGGACGTCGTGTCTTTGGACATTCTATGCTTTGGGCTAGTATTTTGACCCTGTTGACGCCATTTGCTGCTATGATGAATTATGTTGCATTGATTATGGTTCGAGTGCTTTTGGGATTCATGTTGG GAGCTTCATGGCCTGCAATTCACCCAATGACAGCTGTCTGGATTCCTCCAATGGAAAGATCGAAATTTATTGCAAACATGATGG catCATCACTTGGAGCTGCAATTACTATGCCAGTTTGTGGTTTTCTAATTTCTTCTCTTGGCTGGGCCAGTGTGTTCTATGTCACAG gTGGTATTGGTGTAGTTTGGTCACTGGCATGGTTCACTTTCATCTATGAGTCGCCAGCCACCCATCCAAGGATTACAGCCGAAGAACGGCATGAAATTGAAGAGGCAATTGGCACATCGACATCGAAGAAACGTCCAAGCTATGTACCATGGCGTCAACTTTTGACCGCTGGACCAGTTTGGGCTATTGTTATTACCCACGGATGCTCAGTATTTTGTTACTTTACTGTTGTGAATCAGCTACCGACGTACATGAAATATATTCTACACTTTAATATTAAGAAG AATGGACTGCTATCATCTCTACCATACTTGGGAAAATATGTGATGGCAGTTGCGGCCTCATACTTAGCTGACTACCTGCGAGCAACTGGAAAGCTTACAACAACTGCCACAAGGAAAATCTTTACTGGACTTG CGGTTTGCCTGCCTGGCCTAACTATGATCGCCCAAGTATATCTGGGTTACACAGAAGCTTGGTCTGTCGTCATATTCACCGTAGCTTTAACCCTCAACGGTGCTGTAACGGCTGGTTACCTAAGCAACGGTCTAGATATCGCTCCAAACTTCAGTGGAACTATCTTCGGACTTGCTAATACTCTGTCGTCAATGGGTGGATTTTTGTCAGCCTACATGGTGGGGGCGTTGACATACCAGAAT CAAACATATCATCAATGGCAGATAGTGTTCTGGGTTCTGGCAGCTACTTATATCTTCGGATCTTCAGTCTATGTACTCTTCGGCTCCGGCGAGCTTCAACCCTGGAACAATCCCCCAGAGAAGACCTTGCGAAACGGTGATATTGACACAGAAGAGGGTGTTCCTCTGAAGAACAAATCGATCACAACATAA